The Heptranchias perlo isolate sHepPer1 chromosome 40, sHepPer1.hap1, whole genome shotgun sequence genome has a window encoding:
- the hspbp1 gene encoding hsp70-binding protein 1 isoform X2, with the protein MADGGPERNRQHPNNLQGLLRLAVEAGSVGDTAPELHPMPEERRQWLQDALSDAFNGQLDELKQIKDCLQILHETCEDDANEEGRRWNALDTVADLCENLDNAGDFCKLSGMQMVVENFLECPDPGLRWRTAHLIGTCSQNNPFVQEHVLNLGTMPKLLELLNSDDNDMVRIKALFAVSCLVREQEAGLLEFVDHDGFSVLMRAMQSGIEKLKVKAAFLLQNLLISNPEHKDVLCSMGMVQQLVSLIQTEHDSFHEHVLGALCSLVTDFPRGVKQCQEPELGLEDILIERSRMLKDQEEFQEELEFCEQLLRICFSQPEENGMDR; encoded by the exons ATGGCGGACGGTGGACCGGAGAGAAACAGGCAACACCCAAACAATCTGCAGGGTCTGCTGAGACtcgcagtggaggcagggtcagtgggTGACACAGCTCCTGAATTACACCCTATGCCAGAAGAG CGCAGACAGTGGTTACAGGACGCGCTGTCGGATGCATTTAACGGACAGCTGGATGAACTTAAGCAGATCAAAGATTGTCTTCAAATCCTGCACGAAACGTGCGAGGATGATGCAAACGAGGAAGGGAGGAGATGGAATGCACTCGATACTGTGGCGGATTTGTGCGAAAATCTCGACAATGCAGGAG ATTTCTGTAAGCTGTCTGGCATGCAGATGGTGGTGGAGAACTTCCTGGAATGTCCGGACCCCGGGCTGCGCTGGCGGACGGCACACCTCATTGGCACGTGCAGCCAGAACAACCCCTTCGTCCAGGAGCACGTGCTGAACCTGGGCACGATGCCCAAACTCCTGGAGCTTCTGAACAGCGATGACAACGACATGGTTCGAATCAAGGCTCTCTTTGCTGTGTCGT GTTTGGTGCGTGAGCAGGAGGCTGGCTTACTCGAGTTTGTCGACCACGACGGTTTCTCGGTCTTAATGAGAGCCATGCAGAGCGGCATTGAGAAGCTGAAGGTGAAAGCTGCGTTCCTGCTGCAGAACCTGCTCATCAGCAACCCTGAACACAAAG ATGTTCTATGCTCAATGGGGATGGTGCAGCAGTTAGTGTCACTCATACAGACAGAACATGATTCCTTTCATGAGCACGTTCTGGGTGCACTGTGCAG CCTGGTGACGGATTTCCCTCGTGGAGTGAAGCAGTGTCAAGAACCGGAGCTGGGCCTGGAGGATATTCTGATCGAGAGATCACGGATGCTGAAAGATCAGGAAGAATTTCAG
- the hspbp1 gene encoding hsp70-binding protein 1 isoform X1, with translation MADGGPERNRQHPNNLQGLLRLAVEAGSVGDTAPELHPMPEERRQWLQDALSDAFNGQLDELKQIKDCLQILHETCEDDANEEGRRWNALDTVADLCENLDNAGDFCKLSGMQMVVENFLECPDPGLRWRTAHLIGTCSQNNPFVQEHVLNLGTMPKLLELLNSDDNDMVRIKALFAVSCLVREQEAGLLEFVDHDGFSVLMRAMQSGIEKLKVKAAFLLQNLLISNPEHKGADSLLDTVPHRPVIPNVLCSMGMVQQLVSLIQTEHDSFHEHVLGALCSLVTDFPRGVKQCQEPELGLEDILIERSRMLKDQEEFQEELEFCEQLLRICFSQPEENGMDR, from the exons ATGGCGGACGGTGGACCGGAGAGAAACAGGCAACACCCAAACAATCTGCAGGGTCTGCTGAGACtcgcagtggaggcagggtcagtgggTGACACAGCTCCTGAATTACACCCTATGCCAGAAGAG CGCAGACAGTGGTTACAGGACGCGCTGTCGGATGCATTTAACGGACAGCTGGATGAACTTAAGCAGATCAAAGATTGTCTTCAAATCCTGCACGAAACGTGCGAGGATGATGCAAACGAGGAAGGGAGGAGATGGAATGCACTCGATACTGTGGCGGATTTGTGCGAAAATCTCGACAATGCAGGAG ATTTCTGTAAGCTGTCTGGCATGCAGATGGTGGTGGAGAACTTCCTGGAATGTCCGGACCCCGGGCTGCGCTGGCGGACGGCACACCTCATTGGCACGTGCAGCCAGAACAACCCCTTCGTCCAGGAGCACGTGCTGAACCTGGGCACGATGCCCAAACTCCTGGAGCTTCTGAACAGCGATGACAACGACATGGTTCGAATCAAGGCTCTCTTTGCTGTGTCGT GTTTGGTGCGTGAGCAGGAGGCTGGCTTACTCGAGTTTGTCGACCACGACGGTTTCTCGGTCTTAATGAGAGCCATGCAGAGCGGCATTGAGAAGCTGAAGGTGAAAGCTGCGTTCCTGCTGCAGAACCTGCTCATCAGCAACCCTGAACACAAAG gtgctgactcgctcttggatacagttccacacCGGCCGGTTATCCCCA ATGTTCTATGCTCAATGGGGATGGTGCAGCAGTTAGTGTCACTCATACAGACAGAACATGATTCCTTTCATGAGCACGTTCTGGGTGCACTGTGCAG CCTGGTGACGGATTTCCCTCGTGGAGTGAAGCAGTGTCAAGAACCGGAGCTGGGCCTGGAGGATATTCTGATCGAGAGATCACGGATGCTGAAAGATCAGGAAGAATTTCAG